TCTGAAAGCAGTATGTCCTGCGTATCTTCCAAAAACTTCAATAACCATTACCCTGTTATGGCTTCTTCCGGTTGTTTTTAAATCATTTACATATCTGGCGATCCTGTTTATGGTTGAATCCCCACCCACGGAATAGGTTTGCAGATCAAGATCCATAGTCTTGGGAGCATGGACTGCGGTTATGCCGTTTTCTTCCAGGTCAACAACAGCGCTGCCTGTATCATCTCCTCCTGATATTATAAGCGCTCCTATATTAAATTTATCCAGCCCGGAACATATTTTTTTATATTTTTCAGGATCCTCTATTTTTGATATTTTAACTCTTGAATTCCCTGCTTCGGAACCGGCAACTATTGAGGATATCCGGTCAATTTTTACAGAATCCAGTTTGATAATATTTTCACTTGAATCAAGATTGTAAAGGCCGGCATAACCATTGGGAATCAGATAGGCATCAATTCCATATGATTTTGCCATCAGTGCCGCTCCTTTTATAACCGAGTTAAGACCCCCGCAGTCCCCGCCGCTTGTTATTATTCCAATTGCTTTGTCCTTTAACATTTTTGTTTCTCCTTTACTCATCTAAATCACTGCTCTAATGTAAGCTTGTATTTCTTTTTCATCAGGCTGTACCGGATCAGATGCCAGACCAGGCTTGGTTTTTCTTGCCGGTCTTCATTGCCATACTTCGATATTTTCAATAAAAATTATTTTTTATATCCCATGTACGCAATCCAAACCTGCTTAAATAAACCGGTATGTTCTTATATAACGGATTTGCTTTTTCAATTTCGTTTATCATGTCTCTTTTGTGGCTTGACTTTTCTCCGCAAAGGATAGTGATGGAGCCGCCTTCTCCACCTGCACCATTTACTTTCCACCCGATAGCTCCGCACTGTTTGGCAATCTCGATTATCTCCATACTGTTATTGCTTACAAGCGAGGAATTTAATTCATACTGAGCTTCCGTATTTTCAATCATTGATCTTCCAAACGTATTGAAATCCCCGGAATATAATGAATCTTTTGCAAGCTCCGCTGTCTTTCGCAATCTTTCAAGTTTTGGATTATCGATACCGGCATTTTCCAGCTCTGAAATTACTTTTTCATGAACCGCAGAAGAACTGTGTGATTTGCCCATAAAAATTAGGACAAGCCTTCTTTCAAGTTCCCACCATATCGAATTAGGAATATATATCTGTGAGACTGTGGCATGCGGATAATTATACATTTCCATATAATTGATCCCGCCGTATGCTGAGCATAACTGATCCTGTATTCCCGACTGCAAATGAAGAAGATCTGTTTCGACTTTATGTGCTGCATATGCAACCTCATGGGGCGTCATCCGTCCTTCATTAAGGCAATCCAGCGCTCCGATAAGAGCCACGCTTACAGCTGCCGAAGTACCTGTTGAGCATCCTGCAGGGGCTTCTGAAAATATGGATATCCTCAAAGCAATATCTTTTGGTATCTTCATATACTCAATTGCAGCCTCAAGCAGAGGATGTTTTCCCCATCCCGAAACTTCCGGTTTGACAATATACTGATCACCGTAATTTTCTGCAAATAATGTAATCCTGTCTTTCTGGGTTTCTGAAGGAAAAATTTCTATCTGTGTTTCCACATACGGATAAACACCTATATTAAATACTTTTCCATAACCAGCAAACCATGTATCTGTCCATCCGCCATTGTCACATATCCTTATAGGGGCAACACTGTTTATGACTCTTAGCCTGTTTTGAGTAATATTGGGGTCCAATTATATCTTCCTTGTTAATATTTTATTTAGCAAAATAGTATATCATACAAGATATTTTATGAAAAAAATTTAGTTTTAAAAATATTTATTAGCAACAG
The DNA window shown above is from Actinomycetota bacterium and carries:
- a CDS encoding GHMP kinase; protein product: MTQNRLRVINSVAPIRICDNGGWTDTWFAGYGKVFNIGVYPYVETQIEIFPSETQKDRITLFAENYGDQYIVKPEVSGWGKHPLLEAAIEYMKIPKDIALRISIFSEAPAGCSTGTSAAVSVALIGALDCLNEGRMTPHEVAYAAHKVETDLLHLQSGIQDQLCSAYGGINYMEMYNYPHATVSQIYIPNSIWWELERRLVLIFMGKSHSSSAVHEKVISELENAGIDNPKLERLRKTAELAKDSLYSGDFNTFGRSMIENTEAQYELNSSLVSNNSMEIIEIAKQCGAIGWKVNGAGGEGGSITILCGEKSSHKRDMINEIEKANPLYKNIPVYLSRFGLRTWDIKNNFY